A single genomic interval of Lathyrus oleraceus cultivar Zhongwan6 chromosome 7, CAAS_Psat_ZW6_1.0, whole genome shotgun sequence harbors:
- the LOC127104047 gene encoding uncharacterized protein LOC127104047, with the protein MDFGRKRTQKYTFKSPKLEYLRELGSLVVNPEDFKGRYGRLLPLLKTNMMEGILGTLVQFYDPLYWCFTFPDYQLVPTLEEFFHLIGLPIHDQVPFSGLEEILKHQDIAEATHLNMSEIKANLTTKGGILGLPAMFLIEETRYFASMNSMDAFEVIHALLIYGLFLFPNVDDFVDINAIKIFLIRNPVPTLLVDVYHLVHLRNFHKVGMIICCVTLLYKWFISHLTRSTAFWDLKDGGINYNPILARRQFGYPMKDKPNTIFLESFFFKEGDDNEAFKEKIVHAWRHVHKKRREVLGKLGYVSLEPYLQWVQARAVNLKMPYPRQEPLSLTVKEPSLIFMTDTEKLKIALTRVQQERDAWKNKYQIVHAENEELQRHLKQKNDEELANKKRKVQKDLFSFNIVPVLGSDNRPTSGAWKMIVDKLVIEKTQMKDRIKELNRKLQRGIRSPSQQLL; encoded by the exons ATGGATTTTGGAAGAAAAAGAACTCAAAAGTACACTTTCAAAAGTCCAAAATTGGAATATTTAAGAGAGCTAGGATCTTTGGTGGTTAATCCTGAAGACTTCAAAGGAAGATATGGGAGACTTCTACCTCTTTTGAAGACCAACATGATGGAGGGGATTCTTGGTACGTTGGTTCAATTCTATGATCCATTGTACTGGTGCTTTACCtttccagattatcagcttgtaccTACCTTGGAGGAGTTTTTTCACTTGATTGGCCTACCCATCCATGATCAAGTTCCCTTTTCTGGtttggaagaaattctaaagcATCAAGATATTGCAGAAGCTACTCATTTAAATATGTCTGAGATCAAAGCTAATCTAACTACAAAAGGAGGAATTCTTGGCTTGCCTGCTATGTTCTTGATAGAGGAAACTCGTTATTTTGCTAGCATGAatagtatggatgcttttgaggTTATTCATGccttgctcatctatggattgtTCCTTTTCCCTAATGTTGATGACTTTGTTGACATTAATGCTATCAAAATATTCTTAATTAGAAATCCAGTTCCTACCTTGCTTGTAGATGTTTACCATTTAGTCCATCTCAGGAATTTCCATAAGGTAGGAATGATCATATGTTGTGTAACTCTTCtctacaagtggtttatttctcacttgaCTCGATCTACTGCCTTTTGGGACCTTAAGGATG GGGGCATTAACTACAACCCgattttggctcgccgtcagtTTGGATACCCAATGAAGGACAAGCCCAACACCATCTTCTTAGAGAGTTTCTTCTTCAAGGAAGGAGATGACAACGAAGCATTCAAAGAAAAGATTGTGCATGCCTGGCGCCACGTCCATAAGAAAAGAAGAGAAGTTCTAGGAAAGCTAGGTTACGTCTCTTTGGAGCCTTATCTCCAATGGGTGCAAGCTAGGGCCGTCAATTTGAAAATGCCTTATCCTCGACAAGAGCCTTTGTCTTTAACTGTTAAAGAACCTTCTCTCATTTTCATGACTGACACGGAGAAACTCAAGATTGCTTTGACTAGGGTGCAACAAGAAAGGGATGCTTGGAAGAATAAGTATCAGATCGTCCATGCAGAGAATGAAGAGCTTCAAAGACACTTGAAGCAGAAGAATGATGAAGAGCTTGCTAATAAGAAAAGAAAGGTGCAaaaggatttattttcctttaaCATTGTTCCAGTTCTTGGTTCAGATAATCGTCCTACCTCGGGTGCTTGGAAGATGATCGTCGACAAGCTAGTGATTGAAAAAACTCAGATGAAGGACCGAATCAAGGAGCTTAATAGGAAGTTACAAAGAGGGATTAGATCGCCTTCTCAGCAACTTCTTTAG